A region of Saccharomyces mikatae IFO 1815 strain IFO1815 genome assembly, chromosome: 12 DNA encodes the following proteins:
- the SMKI12G0110 gene encoding SRP1/TIP1 family protein, which yields MVKLTSIAAGVAAIAAGVAAAPATTTLSPSDERVNLVELGVYVSDIRAHLAQYYLFQAAHPTETYPVEVAEAVFNYGDFTTMLTGVAPDQVTRMITGVPWYSTRLKPAISKALSKDGIYTAIPK from the coding sequence ATGGTCAAATTAACTTCAATTGCTGCCGGTGTTGCTGCTATCGCTGCCGGCGTTGCCGCTGCCCCAGCCACCACCACTTTATCTCCATCTGACGAAAGAGTGAACCTGGTCGAATTAGGTGTCTACGTCTCTGATATCAGAGCCCACTTGGCCCAATACTACTTGTTCCAAGCCGCTCATCCAACCGAAACATACCCAGTCGAAGTTGCTGAAGCTGTCTTCAACTACGGCGATTTCACCACCATGTTGACTGGTGTTGCTCCAGACCAAGTCACCAGAATGATCACCGGTGTCCCATGGTACTCTACCAGATTAAAGCCAGCTATCTCCAAGGCTCTATCCAAGGACGGTATCTACACTGCCATTCCAAAATAG
- the SMKI12G0120 gene encoding uncharacterized protein — protein MRIRNALLLGLSWASVEASPIDKLWKRFLANAPAETQMVNTTTFVYPQTQSTELFPMGTCKGITLEDATIDQLQGYFDKGVLTSEDVIHCYLDRYFQLNSYVNGIMQINPDAISIAQERDRERAAGIVRSPLHGIPFLVKDNFATKDKMDTTCGSWMLLGSVVPRDAHVVSKLRDAGAVLFGHSTLSEWADMRSSDYSEGYSARGDQARCPFNLTTNPGGSSSGSASSVAANMIMFSLGTETDGSIIDPAMRNGIVGFKPTVGLTSRSGVIPESEHQDTTGPMARTVRDAVYAFQYMWGVDERDVYTLNQTGNVPGDGDYMKYLTDKSALKGARFGLPWKKLWSHAKTDEIPRLLEVIKTIEDAGATVYNNTDFGNLDVISDNGWNWDLGSANESEFTVVKVDFYNNIKSYLSELENTNIRSLEDIVEYNYKFTGSEGGYNNTHPAFSSGQDSFLDSLTWGGIKNETYWQAVEFVQRTSRDEGIDHALNYTDPTTGENFKLDGLLVPSGLSITYQQAAKAGYPMITLPIGVKKANGRPFGLGIMQSAWQEPQLIKYGSAIEDLLNYKCKPQYYEYVAKNVPVV, from the coding sequence ATGAGGATCAGAAACGCTTTGCTATTAGGATTATCGTGGGCATCTGTTGAAGCCTCGCCAATTGATAAACTATGGAAACGGTTTTTAGCCAATGCACCTGCCGAAACGCAAATGGTGAATACAACCACTTTTGTCTACCCTCAAACACAGTCAACGGAACTATTTCCGATGGGTACATGCAAAGGTATTACGCTAGAAGACGCTACTATAGACCAACTACAGGGTTACTTTGATAAAGGTGTCTTGACATCCGAGGATGTTATCCATTGTTACCTAGACCGCTACTTCCAGCTTAATTCGTATGTTAATGGTATAATGCAGATCAATCCGGACGCTATTTCAATTGCTCAGGAAAGAGACCGTGAACGTGCAGCGGGGATTGTTAGAAGTCCATTGCACGGGATTCCATTTCTAGTCAAGGACAATTTCGCTACAAAGGACAAAATGGATACTACGTGCGGTTCATGGATGCTCCTGGGCTCAGTAGTACCACGAGATGCTCATGTTGTATCTAAATTGAGAGATGCTGGTGCCGTATTGTTTGGTCACTCCACGTTGAGCGAATGGGCAGACATGAGATCATCCGACTACTCTGAGGGCTACTCTGCCAGAGGTGACCAAGCACGCTGTCCTTTCAACCTTACTACCAATCCAGGTGGCAGTTCTTCTGGAAGTGCCAGCTCTGTAGCGGCCAACATGATAATGTTTTCACTGGGAACCGAAACTGACGGTAGCATTATCGACCCGGCTATGAGAAACGGTATCGTTGGTTTCAAACCAACCGTTGGTTTAACTTCGAGGTCTGGTGTAATTCCAGAATCAGAACATCAGGATACCACTGGGCCCATGGCTAGGACTGTGCGCGATGCAGTATATGCTTTCCAATACATGTGGGGTGTCGATGAAAGAGATGTGTATACTCTGAACCAAACCGGCAATGTTCCAGGGGACGGTGATTATATGAAATATCTGACCGACAAAAGTGCTCTGAAGGGTGCTAGGTTTGGCTTGCCATGGAAAAAGCTATGGTCGCATGCCAAAACTGACGAGATTCCTAGACTTTTAGAAGTGATCAAAACAATTGAAGATGCGGGAGCCACGGTATACAATAATACAGATTTTGGAAATCTGGACGTGATTTCCGACAATGGCTGGAACTGGGATCTCGGATCAGCAAATGAGAGTGAATTTACAGTAGTAAAAGTTGACTTCTACAATAACATCAAGTCTTACTTGAGCGAACTGGAAAACACCAATATACGCTCTCTAGAAGATATTGTTGAATATAATTACAAGTTCACTGGTAGCGAAGGTGGATACAATAATACACATCCAGCCTTCTCATCTGGTCAGGATTCCTTCTTGGACTCTCTCACCTGGGGAGGTATCAAGAATGAGACGTACTGGCAGGCTGTTGAATTTGTTCAAAGAACTTCCAGGGATGAGGGCATCGACCATGCGCTGAACTACACGGATCCCACTACTGGCGAAAATTTCAAGCTGGATGGTCTTTTGGTTCCAAGTGGTCTGTCAATTACCTACCAGCAAGCCGCTAAAGCCGGTTATCCAATGATTACGTTACCAATCGGTGTGAAAAAGGCCAATGGCAGACCTTTTGGCCTTGGTATAATGCAATCAGCTTGGCAAGAACCTCAGTTGATCAAATACGGATCTGCTATCGAGGACTTATTAAATTACAAATGCAAGCCACAGTACTATGAATATGTGGCGAAGAACGTCCCGGTTGTATGA
- the SMKI12G0130 gene encoding acetate uptake transporter family protein, translated as MSSISSFQGSMRETTQMQQARTSPQDSSRDEKVPNCKHFESVGDYILIGDQAFKKSDFANTFREDSGRNMHEEQPRQPGFANPLPLGLASFSFMCLTLGLVNARVRGVTNLYLLNASFIFGGAVVLLSGLLSFCVGDTFCMTVFGSFGGFWISWGCLNLEQFGVAKAYADDPQALQNVLGFYLAGWTVFNFLVMVCSMKSTWGIFLLLLFLDLTFLMLCIGSFTQSVNVSMAGGYFGILSSCCGWYSLYCSIANKDSSYVPLIAYPMPGSHIV; from the coding sequence ATGTCTTCAATATCCTCATTCCAAGGCAGTATGAGAGAAACAACACAAATGCAACAAGCGAGAACATCCCCACAGGACTCGAGTAGAGATGAAAAAGTGCCTAACTGCAAGCACTTTGAGTCTGTTGGTGATTATATCCTGATAGGTGACCAGGCTTTCAAGAAAAGCGATTTCGCAAACACCTTCAGGGAAGACTCAGGCCGCAATATGCACGAAGAGCAACCAAGACAGCCTGGTTTCGCCAATCCACTTCCACTCGGATTGGCCTCTTTCTCGTTCATGTGCCTAACTTTAGGTTTGGTAAATGCAAGGGTGCGCGGGGTCACTAATCTGTACCTGTTGAATGcgtcttttatttttggtgGTGCTGTTGTTCTGCTTTCAGGTCTTCTCTCCTTCTGTGTCGGAGATACATTTTGTATGACGGTCTTTGGCTCATTTGGGGGATTTTGGATTAGCTGGGGCTGCCTCAACCTCGAGCAATTCGGCGTGGCTAAAGCATATGCAGATGATCCTCAGGCGCTGCAAAATGTACTGGGATTTTACCTTGCCGGATGGACCGTATTCAATTTCTTGGTCATGGTGTGCTCCATGAAGAGTACTTGGGGCATATTTCTATTGTTGCTTTTCCTAGACTTGACGTTTTTGATGTTGTGTATCGGCTCTTTCACACAAAGCGTCAATGTATCCATGGCAGGAGGATACTTTGGTATATTGAGCAGCTGTTGCGGCTGGTATTCCTTATACTGCTCAATTGCTAATAAGGATAGTTCCTACGTTCCTTTGATCGCATATCCGATGCCTGGTTCTCACATAGTATAA
- the SMKI12G0140 gene encoding mannitol dehydrogenase family protein — translation MTKSNETTATSLNAKTLKSFQSTLPIPTYPREGVKQGIVHLGVGAFHRSHLAVFMNRLMQDHSLKDWSICGVGLMKADALMRDAMKAQDCLYTVVERGIKETNAYIVGSITAYMYAPDDPRAVIEKMANPDTHIVSLTVTENGYYHSEATNSLMTDAPEIVNDLNHPENPATLYGYLYEALLLRYKKGLTPFTIMSCDNMPQNGITVKAMLVAFAKLKKDEKFAAWIEEKVTSPNCMVDRVTPRCTDKERKYVTDTWGIKDQCPVVAEPFIQWVLEDNFSDGRPPWELVGVQVVKDVDSYELMKLRLLNGGHSAMGYLGYLAGYTYIHEVVNDPTINKYIRVLMREEVIPLLPKVPGVDFEEYTASVLERFSNPAIQDTVARICLMGSGKMPKYVLPSIYEQLRKPNGKYKLLAVCVAGWFRYLTGVDMNGKPFEIEDPMADTLKAAAVKGGKDPHELLNIEVLFSPEIRDNKDFVAQLTHSLEVVYDKGPLAAVNEVLDQV, via the coding sequence atgacaaaGTCCAATGAAACAACAGCTACCAGCTTGAATGCAAAAACTCTCAAGAGTTTTCAATCCACCCTTCCAATACCAACTTACCCCAGAGAAGGCGTTAAACAGGGTATTGTTCATCTGGGTGTTGGTGCATTCCATCGTTCCCACTTGGCCGTTTTCATGAACCGTTTGATGCAGGATCACAGCTTGAAGGACTGGTCCATATGTGGTGTTGGCTTAATGAAGGCAGATGCCCTTATGCGCGATGCTATGAAAGCCCAAGATTGTCTATACACAGTTGTAGAGCGCGGTATCAAGGAAACCAACGCTTACATTGTCGGTTCCATCACCGCATACATGTACGCACCCGATGATCCAAGGGCTGTCATCGAAAAAATGGCCAACCCAGATACACATATTGTTTCTCTAACCGTTACCGAGAACGGTTATTACCATAGTGAAGCAACAAACTCGTTAATGACCGATGCTCCGGAAATTGTCAACGATTTGAATCATCCAGAGAATCCTGCCACTCTCTACGGTTACCTATATGAGGCTCTATTGCTGCGTTACAAGAAAGGCCTCACTCCCTTCACCATTATGTCCTGTGACAACATGCCTCAGAACGGTATCACAGTCAAGGCTATGCTTGTTGCGTTTGCCAAGTTAAAGAAGGATGAGAAGTTCGCTGCCTGGATCGAAGAGAAGGTTACTTCTCCTAACTGTATGGTTGATCGTGTCACACCACGTTGCACTGACAAGGAGCGCAAGTACGTCACTGATACTTGGGGAATTAAGGACCAATGTCCCGTTGTTGCAGAGCCTTTCATCCAATGGGTTCTTGAAGACAACTTTTCTGACGGCCGTCCTCCTTGGGAACTTGTCGGTGTTCAAGTTGTCAAGGATGTCGATTCCTATGAACTGATGAAACTGCGTCTGCTTAACGGTGGGCACTCGGCCATGGGATACCTTGGATACTTGGCCGGTTACACCTATATACACGAGGTCGTCAACGACCCAACCATCAACAAGTACATCCGTGTTTTGATGCGTGAGGAAGTCATCCCATTGTTACCTAAGGTGCCAGGCGTGGATTTCGAGGAATACACTGCGTCTGTGTTGGAGAGATTCTCCAATCCAGCAATTCAGGACACCGTTGCACGTATCTGTTTGATGGGCTCAGGTAAGATGCCCAAGTACGTTTTACCTTCGATCTACGAGCAGTTGCGCAAGCCTAACGGCAAGTATAAGTTGTTGGCAGTGTGTGTGGCTGGATGGTTCCGTTATTTGACCGGTGTCGACATGAACGGCAAACCATTCGAAATTGAGGACCCCATGGCAGATACCTTGAAGGCTGCTGCTGTAAAGGGTGGTAAGGATCCTCACGAGCTACTTAACATCGAGGTCCTTTTCAGCCCTGAGATTCGTGATAACAAGGACTTTGTTGCGCAATTGACTCACTCGCTAGAAGTTGTCTATGATAAAGGTCCACTTGCTGCTGTGAATGAAGTTCTAGACCAGGTGTAA
- the SMKI12G0150 gene encoding sugar porter family MFS transporter, protein MSTVQSSRGSDADIQNATNTDVYVAPPAEKDCSDEFDDNEILNGDTIEPPKRGLLGYLVIYLLCYPISFGGFLPGWDSGITAGFINMDNFKMNFGSYKHSTGEYYLSNVRMGLLVAMFSVGCAIGGVSFARFADKLGRRLAIVIVVLVYMVGAIIQISSNRKWYQYFVGKIIYGLGAGGCSVLCPMLLSEIAPKDLRGGLISLYQLNMTFGIFLGYCSVYGTRKYDNTAQWRVPLGLCFLWALIIIIGMLLVPESPRYLIECERHEDACISIAKINKVSPEDPWVQRQVEEINVGVLAQKELGEASWKELFSIKTKVLQRLITGILVQTFLQLTGENYFFFYGTTIFKSVGLTDGFETSIVLGTVNFFSTIIAVMVVDKIGRRKCLLFGAAGMMACMVIFASIGVKCLYPHGQDGPSSKGAGNAMIVFTCFYIFCFATTWAPVAYIVVAESFPSKVKSRAMSISTAFNWLWQFLIGFFTPFITGSIHFYYGYVFVGCLVAMFLYIFFFLPETIGLSLEEIQLLYEEGVKPWKSTSWVPPSRRGVHSEETETQDKDWKKFLKFSKGSS, encoded by the coding sequence atgTCTACCGTGCAATCTTCTCGCGGAAGTGACGCAGATATCCAAAATGCTACTAACACTGATGTTTATGTCGCACCACCTGCAGAAAAAGACTGCTCTGATGagtttgatgataatgaaattttAAATGGGGATACGATAGAGCCTCCAAAGAGGGGCCTTCTAGGTTACCTCGTCATCTATTTACTCTGTTATCCTATATCCTTTGGAGGTTTCCTACCTGGTTGGGATAGTGGTATTACAGCAGGTTTCATCAACATGGACAACTTCAAAATGAACTTTGGATCCTACAAGCACAGTACTGGAGAGTACTACTTAAGCAATGTTCGTATGGGTCTTTTGGTCGCCATGTTTAGTGTCGGATGTGCTATAGGGGGTGTCTCTTTCGCCCGTTTTGCCGATAAGTTAGGCAGAAGGCTAGCAATTGTGATTGTGGTATTGGTATATATGGTTGGTGCCATTATTCAGATCAGTTCAAACCGTAAATGGTACCAATACTTTGTCGGTAAGATCATTTACGGTCTCGGTGCTGGTGGTTGTTCGGTGTTGTGTCCAATGCTTTTGTCGGAAATAGCACCCAAGGACTTGAGAGGTGGGCTTATTTCATTGTACCAACTGAACATGACCtttggtattttcttaGGTTATTGTAGCGTTTATGGGACAAGGAAATATGACAACACTGCACAATGGAGAGTGCCTCTTGGGCTTTGCTTTTTGTGGGCCCTGattatcatcattggtATGCTATTGGTCCCAGAATCACCCAGGTATTTGATCGAGTGTGAAAGACATGAGGATGCATGTATTTCGATTGCAAAGATTAACAAGGTTTCACCAGAGGATCCATGGGTACAGAGACaggttgaagaaatcaacgTCGGGGTGCTCGCCCAAAAGGAACTAGGAGAAGCATCATGGAAGGAACTTTTCTCAATTAAAACAAAGGTGCTTCAACGTTTGATTACAGGGATCCTAGTGCAAACCTTTTTGCAACTTACCGGTGAAAactactttttcttctacgGAACTACCATCTTCAAATCTGTCGGGCTTACTGACGGTTTTGAGACCTCAATCGTTTTGGGTACCGTGAATTTCTTCTCCACTATCATCGCTGTTATGGTCGTCGACAAGATCGGTCGTCGTAAATGTCTATTGTTCGGTGCAGCTGGAATGATGGCTTGTATGGTTATATTTGCTAGTATCGGGGTGAAATGTCTTTACCCCCACGGCCAGGATGGTCCCTCTTCGAAAGGTGCAGGTAATGCTATGATTGTGTTCACCTgcttttatatattctgCTTCGCAACAACATGGGCACCAGTCGCTTATATCGTGGTTGCTGAGTCGTTCCCTTCGAAGGTCAAGTCCAGAGCTATGTCCATTTCAACTGCATTCAACTGGCTATGGCAATTCTTGATCGGTTTCTTCACACCATTCATTACCGGCTCGATACATTTCTACTATGGTTATGTGTTTGTTGGATGTTTGGTTGCCATGTTTTTGtacatattcttctttttaccaGAAACAATCGGTTtatctttggaagaaatcCAATTACTGTACGAAGAAGGTGTGAAGCCATGGAAATCCACATCTTGGGTTCCACCATCAAGGAGAGGAGTCCATTCAGAAGAGACTGAGACTCAGGATAAAgattggaagaaatttttgaagttttcaaagGGTTCTAGTTGA
- the SMKI12G0160 gene encoding uncharacterized protein, producing MTNSGSSDKYGVITIGDEKRFQATIAPLGATLVDLRVNNQSVVQGYSNVEDYLTDGNMMGATVGRYANRIAKGVFSLEDGPHKLTVNNCGNTNHSSVSSLNLKQYTAGPVENPSQGVYVVKFKLLDDHTQPNPNEFPGDLEVSVKYTLNVAEMTLDMEYQAHLVRGDATPINMTNHSYFNLNKVKNEKSICGTEVSVCSNKSLDVTEGALLPTGKFVERNIATFDSAEPTVLKDNEPVFDCTFIIDANKNLKSTDSVGVNKLVPVFKAYHPESHLHFEVSTTEPTVHLYTGDNLCGKFVPRSGFAVQQGRYVDAINRDEWRDCVLLKRGKLYTSKTQYRFGI from the coding sequence ATGACAAACAGTGGCAGTAGTGACAAGTACGGAGTCATCACAATTGGTGATGAAAAAAGGTTCCAAGCCACCATCGCACCACTTGGTGCTACGCTAGTGGACCTGAGGGTAAACAATCAATCGGTAGTTCAAGGATATTCAAACGTAGAAGACTATTTAACAGACGGTAATATGATGGGTGCTACCGTCGGTCGTTATGCCAACCGTATTGCCAAGGGTGTTTTCAGTTTGGAAGATGGTCCTCACAAGTTGACTGTTAACAATTGCGGTAACACAAACCACAGCAGTGTCAGTTCTTTGAACCTCAAGCAGTATACAGCAGGTCCTGTTGAGAATCCTTCCCAAGGAGTTTACGTTGTTAAATTCAAGTTGTTGGATGATCACACCCAACCCAACCCAAATGAATTCCCCGGTGATTTAGAAGTTTCAGTAAAATACACCTTGAATGTCGCTGAGATGACTTTAGACATGGAATATCAAGCGCATCTGGTTCGCGGAGATGCTACACCAATCAATATGACCAACCACTCTTATTTCAACCTGAACAAGGTCAAGAATGAAAAGTCCATATGTGGTACCGAAGTTAGTGTCTGCTCGAACAAATCGCTAGATGTTACAGAGGGAGCATTACTTCCAACCGGAAAGTTCGTTGAAAGGAATATCGCTACTTTTGATTCTGCTGAACCTACTGTTTTGAAGGATAATGAACCTGTGTTTGATTGCACTTTCATTATCGATGccaacaaaaatttgaagtcTACCGACTCTGTGGGTGTAAACAAGTTGGTTCCCGTTTTCAAGGCCTATCATCCAGAGTCGCATCTCCACTTTGAGGTTTCCACGACAGAACCAACAGTCCATCTGTATACTGGTGACAATCTATGTGGCAAATTTGTACCAAGATCGGGATTTGCCGTTCAACAAGGCAGATATGTTGATGCCATTAACCGTGATGAATGGAGAGATTGTGTTCTTTTGAAGCGCGGCAAATTATACACTTCGAAGACTCAGTACCGTTTCGGTATTTAG